A stretch of Spirosoma oryzicola DNA encodes these proteins:
- a CDS encoding AraC family transcriptional regulator codes for MKISLTDSNGSGILRAFAQAIGATISGRFVYIPESKGGGYLTGFTWGHDLRMMVRHYYLKEDVLIERTNELVDGQDDVIFLLSGVYSSPQTQTDLAPERAYVFICVQALSALMEMPAHTLFGSVTIAVSRQYLRHLFGEIDHPIVADLLRAKNNFAVEIDSSPELVKTASDMLHQSIPERLESRYYKLKCEEMLCYVFALLMQREAKAMSKLHISDFRSIYAIKEHLRLHLDEAPAIASLAREAHMSQPKLRKLFRQTFGKGIFEYYQSMRMQEAARLLKEKRLTVSEVGYQLGFTNLSHFSRVFEEHMGSTPKKFSALPIGS; via the coding sequence ATGAAAATCTCTCTTACGGATAGCAACGGTTCAGGAATCCTCCGGGCTTTTGCGCAAGCGATTGGGGCCACCATTAGTGGTCGTTTTGTTTATATCCCAGAAAGTAAAGGCGGAGGCTACCTGACCGGCTTCACCTGGGGGCATGATCTGCGGATGATGGTGCGTCATTACTACCTCAAAGAAGACGTACTTATCGAGCGCACGAATGAACTGGTAGACGGTCAGGACGACGTTATTTTTTTGCTGAGCGGTGTTTATTCGTCCCCGCAAACCCAAACAGACTTAGCGCCCGAACGGGCTTATGTATTTATTTGTGTACAGGCCTTGTCGGCGCTTATGGAAATGCCTGCACACACGCTCTTCGGTAGTGTGACCATCGCCGTTTCCCGACAATACCTACGTCACCTATTTGGAGAAATTGACCATCCCATAGTGGCCGATCTGCTAAGAGCCAAAAACAATTTTGCGGTTGAAATTGACAGCTCACCCGAACTGGTCAAAACGGCTAGCGACATGTTGCATCAATCCATTCCCGAACGGTTGGAAAGCCGCTATTATAAGCTTAAATGTGAAGAAATGCTGTGCTACGTGTTTGCCTTGCTGATGCAACGAGAAGCCAAAGCGATGAGTAAGCTGCACATCAGCGACTTTAGATCTATTTACGCCATCAAGGAGCACTTACGGCTACATTTGGACGAAGCGCCAGCTATCGCTTCGTTAGCCCGCGAAGCGCACATGAGCCAACCAAAGCTTCGGAAGCTTTTCAGACAAACGTTTGGGAAAGGAATCTTCGAGTATTATCAGTCCATGCGGATGCAGGAAGCTGCCCGGTTACTCAAAGAAAAAAGGTTGACGGTTTCTGAAGTAGGCTACCAGTTGGGCTTTACAAATTTGAGCCACTTTTCCCGGGTGTTTGAAGAGCACATGGGTAGTACACCCAAGAAATTTTCAGCACTGCCCATCGGTTCGTAA
- the aqpZ gene encoding aquaporin Z produces the protein MKKYSAEFIGTFSLVFIGCGAAGISGISSSGPAGIGLLGISFAFGLTVVVMAYAIGPISGCHINPAITISMLTAGKIKTVDAVGYIIAQFSGACIASAVLYLIQSGAPGFMMNEWALGSNGWGPGYLGAYNTTSAFVTEVVLTFLFLLIIFTTTAVWGNSTMAGLAIGLSLVLIHLVAIPITGTSVNPARSLGPALFAGGKALDQLWLFIIAPVIGGILAALVWKGVFENSVETSRPSLN, from the coding sequence ATGAAGAAGTATTCAGCTGAGTTTATTGGCACGTTCTCATTAGTTTTCATTGGCTGTGGAGCCGCAGGTATATCAGGGATCTCATCGAGTGGCCCTGCCGGTATCGGCCTACTTGGAATATCATTCGCCTTCGGCTTGACCGTTGTCGTTATGGCTTATGCAATTGGCCCTATTTCAGGTTGTCATATCAATCCAGCTATTACAATTTCTATGTTGACAGCAGGAAAAATCAAGACCGTTGATGCAGTAGGTTATATCATTGCTCAGTTCTCAGGTGCCTGCATCGCTTCCGCTGTACTCTATCTGATCCAGAGTGGTGCCCCCGGCTTCATGATGAACGAATGGGCGCTAGGTTCCAACGGCTGGGGTCCCGGCTACTTAGGAGCTTATAACACAACGTCAGCTTTCGTAACAGAAGTAGTACTTACCTTTTTATTCCTACTAATTATTTTTACAACAACCGCTGTGTGGGGTAACAGTACAATGGCAGGTCTAGCCATCGGCCTTAGCTTAGTGCTCATTCATTTAGTTGCTATTCCAATTACAGGCACCTCTGTTAATCCGGCTCGTAGCCTTGGTCCTGCTCTATTTGCTGGAGGCAAAGCACTGGACCAATTATGGTTATTTATCATTGCTCCCGTTATTGGTGGTATTCTGGCTGCTCTTGTTTGGAAAGGTGTTTTTGAAAACTCCGTAGAAACCAGTCGTCCCTCGTTAAATTAA
- a CDS encoding CRTAC1 family protein, which translates to MKIPFLILVTLTMLLLIASQGFGQIAFTNESGLLNKPNFVSYVPKAVVDMNNDGLDDIIRAYSFANASTGSIYIEYQQPSGQFTSAYIGRTDLQLSMTVADVDRNGHNDLIVGGQYDGVHMFKNTGSAFTQVNLDGPAIFMQAANLADINNDGWLDYFACHDEGLNQIWGNDKTGNLKAVYDWIDLATVPVSNNSGNYGSVWADFDNDGDLDLYVIKCSRYAMNDPEDPRRLNMLFVNDGSGHYTEQAAKYGLRPYAQGWTADFQDIDNDGDLDCFISNHKGPSMLMENDGTGHFTDITTAAGIGDVGDPLQGLMRDFDNDGYVDILIAGNQSHLYHNNGNRTFTEINNAFDANTMGSFAIGDLNHDGFLDVYASYLGLSNSSGAAIPTDKLWLNTKNGNHFLSVSLKGTVSNPNGVGARLTIYTNGQKQIREVRAGEGYGVTNSLTQYFGLGTATTIDRLEVKWPSGIISTIQKPQIDQTLVVREDVCTKSICVPITITKVAR; encoded by the coding sequence ATGAAAATACCTTTCCTTATTTTGGTAACGTTGACAATGTTGCTGCTGATAGCCAGCCAGGGATTTGGTCAGATTGCTTTTACAAATGAAAGCGGTCTATTGAACAAGCCTAACTTTGTCTCGTACGTCCCTAAAGCCGTAGTTGACATGAACAACGATGGGCTGGATGATATCATCCGGGCTTATTCATTTGCGAATGCGTCTACGGGTTCTATCTACATCGAATACCAACAACCCTCTGGTCAATTTACATCGGCATACATCGGCCGTACTGACCTCCAGCTGAGCATGACCGTTGCTGATGTCGACCGGAACGGACACAATGACCTTATCGTCGGCGGTCAATATGATGGTGTCCACATGTTCAAAAATACGGGCAGTGCATTTACCCAAGTGAACCTGGACGGACCAGCCATCTTCATGCAGGCCGCTAACCTGGCGGACATCAACAATGATGGTTGGCTTGACTATTTCGCCTGTCACGATGAGGGGCTAAACCAGATTTGGGGCAACGACAAAACCGGAAACCTGAAAGCGGTTTATGATTGGATTGATCTGGCTACCGTTCCTGTCTCGAACAACTCGGGTAACTACGGTAGTGTGTGGGCCGACTTTGACAATGACGGGGATCTGGATCTCTATGTCATCAAATGCAGCCGGTACGCTATGAATGACCCGGAAGATCCTCGGCGGCTAAACATGCTTTTTGTCAATGACGGTTCGGGACACTATACCGAACAAGCGGCTAAATATGGCCTAAGACCTTACGCGCAGGGCTGGACAGCCGACTTTCAGGATATCGATAACGATGGCGATCTGGATTGCTTTATCTCGAATCACAAAGGCCCTAGTATGCTCATGGAAAATGACGGTACCGGGCATTTTACCGATATTACTACAGCAGCTGGTATCGGCGACGTAGGTGATCCATTGCAGGGTCTGATGCGTGACTTCGACAACGATGGATATGTTGATATTCTCATTGCCGGTAATCAAAGTCATTTGTACCACAACAATGGCAACCGGACGTTTACAGAAATTAATAATGCGTTTGACGCCAATACTATGGGTTCTTTTGCCATTGGTGATCTTAATCACGATGGCTTTCTGGATGTATACGCTTCTTATCTGGGCTTAAGCAACTCGTCAGGCGCTGCTATTCCAACCGATAAACTTTGGTTGAACACGAAAAACGGAAACCATTTTTTGAGTGTCAGCTTAAAGGGTACAGTCAGTAATCCGAATGGGGTAGGGGCGAGATTGACCATCTATACAAACGGTCAGAAGCAGATTCGCGAAGTTCGGGCAGGGGAGGGGTATGGCGTGACTAATTCATTGACGCAATATTTTGGCTTAGGTACTGCCACAACAATAGATCGTTTGGAGGTTAAATGGCCTTCGGGCATCATAAGCACCATTCAAAAACCACAGATTGATCAAACATTGGTTGTTCGCGAAGACGTGTGTACCAAATCAATCTGTGTTCCGATTACAATTACCAAAGTAGCTCGGTGA
- a CDS encoding AAA family ATPase, producing MVISFNSIKGGVGKSTLAVNFAAWLAKEGHDVLLVDGDEQETASDFTAWREQTIGNTGYTLVNMTGANLRKQVEQMKPKYDHIVIDTGGRDTTSQRAALSVADVSMIPFAPRSFDLWTINKVIEVIDEVQAIRAEPIIPYVFLSRADIKSADNREVAQALATYEQITYVPYAISNRKAFSNAAGVGLAVFEMVQPDLKAVAEINALFNHVLHGNHITAGA from the coding sequence ATGGTCATCTCTTTTAACTCTATAAAGGGTGGCGTTGGTAAGAGCACATTAGCGGTCAATTTTGCAGCCTGGCTAGCCAAAGAAGGTCATGACGTTTTATTAGTCGACGGCGATGAGCAGGAGACGGCTAGTGATTTTACGGCATGGCGGGAACAGACCATTGGCAATACCGGCTATACGCTCGTTAATATGACTGGTGCAAACCTGCGTAAACAAGTCGAGCAAATGAAGCCCAAATACGATCATATCGTGATCGATACGGGCGGCCGGGACACCACCAGCCAGCGGGCGGCTTTATCGGTCGCTGATGTGTCTATGATTCCGTTTGCTCCCCGTAGCTTCGATTTATGGACGATAAATAAGGTCATTGAAGTGATTGACGAGGTTCAGGCGATTCGCGCCGAGCCGATCATCCCGTACGTGTTCTTAAGCCGTGCCGATATCAAGAGTGCCGATAACCGCGAAGTCGCCCAGGCATTGGCTACGTACGAGCAAATCACGTATGTACCGTACGCGATCAGTAACCGAAAAGCTTTTAGTAATGCAGCAGGAGTGGGACTTGCCGTTTTCGAAATGGTGCAGCCTGATCTGAAAGCCGTTGCAGAAATTAACGCACTATTTAACCACGTTCTTCATGGCAACCACATTACCGCCGGTGCGTAA